TAGACCGTCATTACAACAGACAATGGCAACACCTGGTTTTCTTATCCAATCATCATAATAGAATAAATCCTCACCTGCACCATGTGAAAGTGCAAATACATATTGATATATTGCTTTCCAAGCCTCATCACAGAAACCTTCTGGCTTAGCGTAGTCACCGTAGAAGACATCACCTTCATCTAACATAGGGCAGGTTGTAAAATTCTCAATACCCTACTCATCAGCTAAATCTTTCTGTAATGTAGTTTTTAGCACTGTTATTTTAACTTTCTTCATAATTTCTCACCTTCGGATAATTAAATTATTCTTTTTACTTTTTATTAATAAGTCTTTAAAAATTTATACAATTTTTATTAATCAAATTTAAATCATAAATTGTTTTAATATGTTACTACAAATTATAATCCAATAATATAAGGTTGATATTATGAAATTTTGGATTGATATTACAAATGCACCTCATGTAAGGTTCTTTAAAGATGTAATCAATTATCTTAAAAGTGAAGGTGAGGATGTAATTGTAACTACAAGGGATTTTGGGGATATCCATAAACTAATGGACATGTATAATTTAGATTATATCTCAATTGGTCACCATGGTGTTTCATTATATGAAAAACTTAAAACATCAACTGACAGGATTGATGAGATGATAGATGTTGTTGCAGGCGAAAATATTGACGTTGCAATTAGCAAGCATTCAATCGAACTTCCAAGAATTGCTTATGGTCTTGGAATTCCAAGTTTATATGTGTTGGATAATGAACATGCTACAGCAGCAAATAAATTAACACTTCCATTATGTAACAAGATTATATCACCTAAAGTTATTGACATGTGGAAATTAATGGAATATGGTGCAGACCCAAATACCATTATTCGCTATAACGGTACGAGTGAATTAATGCATTTTAAAAATTTCAAATATAATGAAAATATCTTTGAAGATTTAAACCTTGATTTGCCATTTGATAAAACCATTTTTATGCGTCCAGAACCTTCACTTGCATCATATCTCGATGCTGACTGTAACAAATCTGTTCTAACACCTATTGTAGAAGAACTTAATGAATATGCAAATATTCTAATTCTCCCAAGATTTGCAAAACAAGCAGATATATTTGAGGATATGGAGAATGTTACTATACTTGAACCACCTGTAGATACCTCAAGTATAATCAAAAGAAGCGATCTTGTAATTGGAGCTGGTGGAACTATGAACAGGGAAGCAGCTATTCTACAAACTCCAGTAATTTCATGTTATCCTGGTAAAACCTTATCTGTAGATCAATATTATATTGATAACGGTTTAATGTATAGATCTATTGAAACAAGGGATGTAATATCTCATGCATTAAGCTTCCTTAATAATCCTCATGAAAAGATACAGATCAATCATGATGATCTATTTAAAATCATTATTGACAATATCTATGAACTTGCAAAATCTAATTAATATTTTAATTAGATTTATTCAATCTATTTTTATTGGTATTCAATTGATTATTTTTTTTAATTTGAGAATTGTCGATTAAATTTTTTATTAAAAAAATACTTAAAATAATTTTAGGTATTATAATATATTTTTGAAAAATCTATAATTCCCCTTACTTTTTGATTGTTTTTTAGTTGAATTTTAATGTTTTAGTTTTCATAGACTTTTTTTAGATATTTACATTAAAATGTTTATAATTTTTATTATAGATTTTAAAATTACTTTTCTTTTTATATTTTTTAGATTTAAAATATCTATTTTGCACATTTTTAAGTTTTTAACTCTTATTTTTTAATTTGAAAAAATATATTAATGATTAGCTAAAAAATAATTATAATTATTAATTTTATAATAAATTTTTTTATTACATATGTTGGGGGGGTTTTTTTGAATATTGTCAACAATTCTAAAAAGAGAATTTTATATTTGGATTCGCTAAGAGTTTTAGCAATTGTATGTGTTGTTCTTATGCATGTAAGTACACGTTTTAATGTAAATGTTGCTAATTTTGATATTTCTGCTTTAATAAATGCATTTATAAGAGTAGGTATTCCTTTATTTTTCATGGTAAGTGGTGCATTACTTATAGGTAAATCAAATGAGAATTTTATAGGTAGAAGATTTAATCGTATTTTAAAACCTTATATTTTTTGGGTAATCGTTTATTTTTTAGTTGGAATTTTACTTTTTAATGGTACCTTTAGCTTAAATTATTTTTTAGATATATTATTAGTTAAAGCTTCAATTACTACTCATTTTTGGTTTATATATTGTTTATTAGGTGGATATTTATTAATTCCTATTGTAAATGGATATTTAAAAATTGAAAAGGATAAAGGTTTAAAATATTTATTAGTCCTACTTTTATTATGTACAGTGTTAACTTCATTAGATAAATTTGTAGATTTAAATGTAAGTCAATTTAAAATAATTTTTATAAATTTGCCTTTTCTTAAGACTCCTTTATTCTATTTTGTAATTGGTTATTACTTAAATAATAAAAAATTTAATATTTCTAATAAAAAATTGGTTTTAATAAGTATAATTTTAATTGCAATTGGTTATGTTTTAGAATTATTCTATTTGCATACAAGTAATCATGGTTTTAAATTTCCAGATGCTACATTCTTATTAAATTATCATTTAATAATAGAATCTATTGGAGTATTTATTTTCTTCAAATACTTTGATTTGACTTTAATTAGCAGTAAACTTAATTCATTAAGTAATAGTAGATTAATTCCAATTGTTAGAAATATAAGTGGATGTAGTTTTGGTATTTATTTTGTTCATTATGTGATAATCAAATATTTATTTGAAAAAGGACATTTGTTCTACCAATTTACTGTTGGTAAGGCATATCTTTGGATACCAATTACTTTCCTAGTAATATTCCTGATTAGTTGGTTTA
Above is a window of Methanobrevibacter boviskoreani JH1 DNA encoding:
- a CDS encoding TIGR04076 family protein, giving the protein MLDEGDVFYGDYAKPEGFCDEAWKAIYQYVFALSHGAGEDLFYYDDWIRKPGVAIVCCNDGLRPVIFKLEKTDIESEP
- a CDS encoding DUF354 domain-containing protein translates to MKFWIDITNAPHVRFFKDVINYLKSEGEDVIVTTRDFGDIHKLMDMYNLDYISIGHHGVSLYEKLKTSTDRIDEMIDVVAGENIDVAISKHSIELPRIAYGLGIPSLYVLDNEHATAANKLTLPLCNKIISPKVIDMWKLMEYGADPNTIIRYNGTSELMHFKNFKYNENIFEDLNLDLPFDKTIFMRPEPSLASYLDADCNKSVLTPIVEELNEYANILILPRFAKQADIFEDMENVTILEPPVDTSSIIKRSDLVIGAGGTMNREAAILQTPVISCYPGKTLSVDQYYIDNGLMYRSIETRDVISHALSFLNNPHEKIQINHDDLFKIIIDNIYELAKSN
- a CDS encoding acyltransferase, which encodes MNIVNNSKKRILYLDSLRVLAIVCVVLMHVSTRFNVNVANFDISALINAFIRVGIPLFFMVSGALLIGKSNENFIGRRFNRILKPYIFWVIVYFLVGILLFNGTFSLNYFLDILLVKASITTHFWFIYCLLGGYLLIPIVNGYLKIEKDKGLKYLLVLLLLCTVLTSLDKFVDLNVSQFKIIFINLPFLKTPLFYFVIGYYLNNKKFNISNKKLVLISIILIAIGYVLELFYLHTSNHGFKFPDATFLLNYHLIIESIGVFIFFKYFDLTLISSKLNSLSNSRLIPIVRNISGCSFGIYFVHYVIIKYLFEKGHLFYQFTVGKAYLWIPITFLVIFLISWFIIYLMSKIPILKIGSGFK